The following are encoded in a window of Sphaerisporangium siamense genomic DNA:
- a CDS encoding ABC transporter permease subunit gives MRAEFTKLRTVRGWMLGLAVMAVLIPLLGLTFAAGSRSSCSQGPVEVPCPIPPRGPGGEAVRDKLYLVHRPLTGDGSVTARVTAMSGLITYPPPDHDEIVPGLVPWAKAGVIVKDGTRPGSSYAAVMVTAAHGTRMQYDFLHDVAGRPGGVSPAAPRWLRLTRSGDTLTGQESPDGRAWTTVGTARLPGLPATVQAGFFVTSPSDLTVERGELGGLVTQARLATATAVFDHVTHSGAPGAWRRADIGASPGEGPGGIHHPGEARETGGVFTVTGNGDIAPLGGDEGLPVERTLAGALPALVPAIVVAVLFVTAEYRRGLIRTTLTANPRRGRVLAAKAVVAAAATFAVTLAAAAVTLPVAARLLEAGGTFVLPVPALTGLRVAAGLAALAAAAAVLAVALGALLRRGAAAVITVIGVLVLPYVLATASVLPLGLARWLLCLTPAAGFAVQQSIPEYAQVTGYYAPQSGYFPLPPWAGLAVTCGYAALALALAIITLRRRDV, from the coding sequence TTGCGCGCCGAGTTCACCAAGCTGCGCACCGTGCGCGGCTGGATGCTCGGCCTGGCCGTCATGGCGGTGCTCATCCCGCTGCTCGGCCTGACGTTCGCCGCGGGCAGCCGCAGTTCCTGCAGCCAGGGGCCGGTCGAGGTGCCGTGCCCCATCCCCCCGCGCGGACCCGGCGGGGAAGCGGTGCGCGACAAGCTGTACCTGGTGCACCGCCCGCTGACCGGCGACGGTTCCGTCACCGCCCGCGTCACCGCGATGAGCGGCCTCATCACCTACCCCCCGCCCGACCACGACGAGATCGTCCCCGGCCTGGTGCCGTGGGCCAAGGCCGGCGTGATCGTCAAGGACGGCACCCGGCCGGGCTCCTCCTACGCCGCCGTCATGGTCACCGCTGCCCATGGCACCCGCATGCAGTACGACTTCCTCCACGACGTGGCCGGACGGCCGGGCGGCGTCTCCCCCGCCGCGCCGCGCTGGCTGCGGCTGACCCGCTCGGGCGACACGCTCACCGGCCAGGAGTCGCCCGACGGCCGCGCCTGGACCACCGTGGGCACCGCGCGCCTGCCGGGCCTGCCGGCCACCGTCCAGGCCGGGTTCTTCGTCACCTCCCCCAGCGACCTGACGGTGGAGCGCGGCGAGCTCGGCGGGCTGGTCACCCAGGCGCGGCTGGCCACGGCCACCGCCGTGTTCGACCACGTCACCCACTCCGGGGCGCCCGGCGCCTGGCGGCGTGCCGACATCGGCGCCTCTCCCGGCGAGGGACCCGGCGGCATCCATCACCCGGGCGAGGCCCGCGAGACCGGCGGGGTGTTCACGGTGACCGGCAACGGCGACATCGCGCCGCTCGGCGGCGACGAGGGCCTGCCGGTCGAGCGGACGCTGGCCGGCGCGCTGCCCGCGCTGGTCCCGGCCATCGTGGTCGCGGTGCTGTTCGTCACCGCCGAGTACCGGCGCGGGCTGATCCGCACCACGCTGACCGCGAACCCGCGGCGGGGACGTGTGCTGGCGGCCAAGGCCGTGGTGGCCGCCGCGGCGACCTTCGCCGTCACGCTGGCCGCCGCCGCGGTGACGCTGCCGGTGGCCGCGCGGCTGCTGGAGGCGGGCGGCACCTTCGTGCTGCCGGTCCCGGCGCTCACCGGGCTGCGCGTGGCGGCCGGGCTGGCGGCGCTGGCCGCCGCCGCGGCGGTGCTCGCCGTGGCGCTGGGCGCCCTGCTGCGGCGCGGCGCCGCGGCCGTCATCACCGTGATCGGCGTGCTGGTGCTGCCGTACGTGCTGGCCACCGCCTCGGTGCTGCCGCTCGGCCTGGCGCGGTGGCTGCTGTGCCTGACCCCCGCGGCAGGGTTCGCCGTCCAGCAGAGCATTCCCGAGTACGCGCAGGTGACCGGCTACTACGCGCCGCAGAGCGGCTACTTCCCGCTGCCCCCGTGGGCGGGTCTCGCGGTGACCTGCGGGTACGCCGCGCTCGCGCTGGCCTTGGCGATCATTACGCTGCGGCGGAGGGACGTGTGA
- a CDS encoding ABC transporter ATP-binding protein: MEASIEVTGLRKRFGRTLALDGMTFTVAPGRVTGFVGPNGAGKSTTMRVILGLDAADEGTALVGGRPYATLSTPLAHVGALLDADALQPGRTGRNHLLWLAHSQGLGAGRVDQVIELVGLGAAARRKAGGYSLGMRQRLGIAAALLGDPPVLMLDEPFNGLDPEGIVWMRGLLRSLAAEGRAVLVSSHLMSELEDTAGHLVVAGAGRVVADAGVAELIAAASGGRVGVRTTARPEAMAALAAAGATVAATGPDALTVSGLAAERVVELLGTAAVPFSEVAAHRATLEEAYMELTRDAVEFRAAPHPEPTR; encoded by the coding sequence ATGGAAGCGAGCATCGAAGTCACCGGGCTGCGCAAGCGGTTCGGTCGTACCCTCGCGCTGGACGGGATGACCTTCACCGTGGCCCCCGGGCGGGTCACCGGCTTCGTCGGCCCCAACGGCGCGGGAAAGTCCACCACGATGCGGGTGATCCTCGGCCTGGACGCCGCCGACGAGGGCACCGCGCTGGTGGGCGGACGCCCCTACGCCACCTTGTCCACCCCGCTCGCGCACGTCGGCGCGCTGCTGGACGCCGACGCGCTGCAGCCCGGCCGCACCGGCCGCAACCACCTGCTGTGGCTGGCGCACTCCCAGGGGCTCGGCGCCGGCCGGGTGGACCAGGTGATCGAACTGGTCGGGCTCGGCGCCGCGGCCCGGCGCAAGGCGGGCGGCTACTCCCTGGGCATGCGGCAGCGGCTCGGCATCGCCGCCGCGCTGCTGGGCGACCCGCCGGTGCTCATGCTGGACGAGCCGTTCAACGGCCTGGACCCCGAGGGCATCGTGTGGATGCGCGGCCTGCTGCGCTCGCTGGCCGCCGAAGGCCGCGCGGTGCTGGTGTCCAGCCACCTGATGAGCGAACTGGAGGACACCGCCGGGCACCTGGTGGTGGCCGGCGCGGGCCGGGTGGTCGCCGACGCCGGGGTGGCCGAGCTCATCGCGGCGGCCTCCGGCGGCCGGGTCGGCGTGCGCACCACGGCACGGCCGGAGGCGATGGCCGCGCTGGCCGCCGCGGGCGCCACCGTGGCCGCCACCGGCCCCGACGCCCTGACCGTCTCGGGCCTTGCGGCCGAGCGGGTCGTGGAGCTGCTCGGCACGGCGGCGGTGCCGTTCTCGGAGGTCGCCGCGCACCGGGCGACGCTGGAGGAGGCGTACATGGAGCTGACCCGCGACGCGGTGGAGTTCCGCGCCGCCCCCCACCCGGAGCCGACCCGATGA
- a CDS encoding sensor histidine kinase → MTGANGGRRAGRVRAALARVRAALARVRAALARVRVAPGRVRVLARVTAGTPAVVAAGVVSAVLALAEAVFRARGGLPRFHHTVSVPAGGPVPVIAPPAEPRDVSLLVVLCLLALATTLPVALLWAQRAAAGVVVTVAVVLSLTAFHTLTVAGLAAQLVAGYRLGYGSPDGHGGRGRQSGRAGQGGRAGQGGRAGQGGRAGQGGRAGNGSPGGRAGRGRCAGRGGYGRGGYGGRGGLALALAAPFPLLALVGTPDGEAGVLTVLLASLAPAAALAGIARRAHGQARRDTAARQVAAESLLEHTARGERARIARELHDVVAHHISMVAVQAETARLTTPGMPAAGAERLSAIGDTARAALTEMRRLLGVLREDAKGDAGGAERRPQPGLRLGELNELVDSARAASGSATRLILRGPAIPLDPGVELAAYRIVQEALTNARRHAPGAAVDVDVELHYTAQDLRLRVRDNGPGPSTPGPGHGLAGMRERAAAVGGDLHAGPATGGGFLIEARLPADGEN, encoded by the coding sequence ATGACCGGCGCGAACGGCGGACGGCGCGCCGGACGGGTGCGGGCCGCCCTGGCACGGGTGCGGGCCGCCCTGGCACGGGTGCGGGCCGCCCTGGCACGGGTGCGGGTGGCCCCAGGACGGGTTCGGGTCCTGGCACGGGTCACGGCGGGGACGCCCGCGGTGGTCGCGGCCGGGGTGGTGTCGGCCGTACTCGCGCTCGCCGAGGCGGTCTTCCGCGCCCGTGGCGGGCTGCCGCGCTTCCACCACACCGTCAGCGTGCCCGCCGGCGGGCCGGTCCCGGTGATCGCGCCGCCGGCCGAGCCGCGTGATGTGTCGCTCCTGGTGGTGCTCTGCCTGCTCGCGCTGGCCACCACGCTGCCGGTCGCACTGCTGTGGGCGCAGCGGGCCGCGGCGGGCGTGGTGGTCACGGTGGCGGTCGTGCTGTCCTTGACCGCTTTCCACACGTTGACGGTGGCCGGCCTGGCCGCGCAGCTCGTGGCCGGGTACCGGCTCGGGTACGGCAGCCCGGACGGGCACGGCGGCCGAGGTAGACAAAGCGGCCGAGCCGGCCAGGGCGGCCGAGCCGGCCAGGGCGGCCGAGCCGGCCAGGGCGGCCGAGCCGGCCAGGGCGGCCGAGCCGGAAACGGCAGCCCGGGCGGGCGCGCCGGCCGGGGTAGGTGCGCCGGCCGGGGTGGGTACGGCCGAGGTGGGTACGGCGGCCGGGGTGGGCTCGCCCTGGCGCTGGCGGCGCCGTTCCCGCTGCTGGCCCTCGTGGGCACGCCGGACGGTGAGGCCGGCGTGCTGACGGTGCTGCTGGCCTCGCTGGCCCCGGCCGCGGCGCTGGCCGGGATCGCCCGGCGTGCGCACGGCCAGGCGCGGCGCGACACCGCCGCCCGGCAGGTCGCCGCCGAGAGTCTGCTGGAGCACACCGCACGCGGCGAGCGCGCCCGCATCGCCCGCGAGCTGCACGACGTGGTGGCCCACCACATCTCCATGGTGGCCGTACAGGCCGAGACCGCCCGGCTGACCACCCCTGGCATGCCCGCGGCCGGGGCCGAGCGGCTGTCGGCCATCGGCGACACGGCCCGGGCGGCGCTGACCGAGATGCGGCGCCTGCTCGGCGTGCTGCGCGAGGACGCCAAGGGCGACGCCGGCGGGGCTGAGCGGCGCCCTCAGCCGGGGCTTCGGCTGGGCGAACTCAACGAGCTCGTCGATAGCGCCCGCGCGGCGTCGGGGTCGGCGACGCGGCTCATCCTGCGCGGCCCGGCCATCCCGCTGGACCCCGGGGTCGAACTGGCGGCCTACCGCATCGTCCAGGAGGCCCTGACCAACGCCCGGCGACACGCGCCCGGCGCCGCCGTCGACGTCGACGTCGAACTGCACTACACCGCCCAAGACCTGCGGCTACGCGTCCGCGACAATGGCCCCGGCCCTTCGACGCCCGGGCCAGGGCACGGCCTTGCGGGCATGCGCGAACGCGCAGCGGCCGTAGGCGGCGACCTGCACGCCGGCCCCGCCACCGGCGGCGGCTTCCTGATCGAGGCCCGCCTCCCCGCGGACGGGGAGAACTGA
- a CDS encoding response regulator yields the protein MSVSRVVRVVVADDHAVVRSGFAGLLGTQADFEVAGTAADGAEAVRVCEEVAPDVVLMDVRMPVMDGIEATRRLAAAGDGGPRVLILTTFDLDEYVYDALRAGASGFLLKDVTAERLFDAVRVIAAGEALLAPAVTRRLIGEFARLRPGTGPSSPGALSALTPRETEVLRLVAEGLSNPEVAARLTVTEETVKTHVSRVLAKLGLRDRTQAVVAAYETGLVVPRSRGD from the coding sequence ATGAGCGTGTCGCGTGTCGTGCGGGTCGTGGTGGCCGATGACCATGCGGTGGTGCGTAGCGGGTTCGCTGGGCTGCTGGGCACCCAGGCGGACTTCGAGGTGGCGGGGACCGCTGCCGACGGCGCCGAGGCGGTGCGGGTGTGCGAGGAGGTGGCGCCGGACGTGGTGCTCATGGACGTGCGCATGCCGGTGATGGACGGCATCGAGGCCACCCGCCGTCTGGCCGCCGCGGGCGACGGCGGGCCGCGCGTGCTGATTCTGACCACCTTCGACCTGGACGAGTACGTCTACGACGCGCTGCGCGCCGGAGCCAGCGGCTTCCTGCTCAAGGACGTCACCGCCGAGCGGCTGTTCGACGCCGTGCGCGTCATCGCGGCAGGGGAGGCGCTGCTGGCCCCGGCGGTCACGCGCCGCCTGATCGGCGAGTTCGCCCGCCTGCGCCCCGGTACGGGTCCCTCGTCCCCGGGGGCGCTGTCGGCGCTGACCCCACGCGAGACCGAGGTGCTGCGACTGGTCGCCGAGGGCCTGTCCAACCCGGAGGTCGCCGCCCGGCTGACCGTCACCGAGGAGACCGTCAAGACGCACGTCAGCCGCGTCCTGGCCAAACTGGGCCTGCGCGACAGGACCCAGGCGGTGGTGGCCGCCTACGAGACCGGGCTGGTGGTGCCCCGCTCACGCGGCGACTGA
- the thrS gene encoding threonine--tRNA ligase, with protein MFFPSPGASAPGLWRPVARPAVREETAMHDHRRLGRELELFDTDPLMGAGLPYWLPDGAIVRHTLEEYVRDLERRAGYRHVYSPVLAKRELYEISGHWAHYGEDMFPPMAMGGEQVVLRPSLCPHHALIYRSRARGHRELPLRIAELGGMYRAEPSGVLGGLTRVRAIQLNDAHIFCTPGQVAAETAGALELIGHAHAAMGIRPARYRLSLPGPGGKYVAGAGMWRRAAAVLTEVLDGLGLAYDAVEGEAAFYGPKIDVQIADPAGREATLSTVQADFHQPERFDLRYTGPDGARHRPVMVHRSVIGSLERAVAHLLEAHGGAFPAWLAPTQVVVLPISDAEREAAGRLLERCLDQGLRARISGPDRGGLAARVRRERLVPYQAVIGPREAAGEEVALRLRDGRRLPARPCEEMLARIARLVGTHTTNLWDIPA; from the coding sequence CTGTTCTTTCCAAGCCCCGGGGCGAGCGCCCCGGGGCTTTGGCGTCCGGTCGCTCGCCCCGCCGTCCGCGAGGAGACCGCCATGCACGACCACCGCCGGCTCGGCCGCGAGCTGGAGCTGTTCGACACCGACCCGCTCATGGGCGCCGGGCTGCCGTACTGGCTGCCCGACGGCGCCATCGTCCGCCACACCCTGGAGGAGTACGTCCGCGACCTGGAACGCCGCGCCGGATACCGGCACGTGTACTCCCCCGTCCTCGCCAAACGCGAGCTTTACGAGATCTCCGGCCACTGGGCGCACTACGGCGAGGACATGTTCCCCCCGATGGCGATGGGCGGCGAACAGGTCGTGCTGCGCCCGAGCCTGTGCCCCCACCACGCCCTGATCTACCGCTCACGCGCCCGCGGCCACCGCGAGCTGCCCCTGCGCATCGCCGAACTGGGCGGCATGTACCGCGCCGAACCGTCGGGGGTGCTCGGCGGGCTCACCCGCGTGCGGGCGATCCAGCTCAACGACGCGCACATCTTCTGCACCCCCGGCCAGGTCGCCGCCGAGACCGCCGGAGCACTGGAGCTGATCGGCCACGCCCACGCCGCGATGGGCATCCGCCCCGCCCGCTACCGGCTGTCGCTTCCCGGGCCCGGCGGCAAGTACGTGGCCGGGGCCGGGATGTGGCGGCGGGCGGCGGCCGTGCTGACCGAGGTGCTCGACGGCCTCGGCCTGGCCTACGACGCCGTCGAAGGGGAGGCCGCCTTCTACGGCCCCAAGATCGACGTCCAGATCGCCGACCCGGCCGGACGCGAGGCCACCCTGTCCACCGTCCAGGCCGACTTCCACCAGCCCGAACGCTTCGACCTGCGCTACACCGGCCCCGACGGCGCCCGGCACCGGCCCGTGATGGTCCACCGCAGCGTCATCGGCAGCCTGGAGCGTGCCGTCGCCCACCTGCTGGAGGCACACGGCGGCGCCTTCCCCGCCTGGCTCGCCCCCACCCAGGTCGTCGTGCTGCCCATCTCGGACGCCGAACGGGAAGCCGCCGGGCGGCTGCTGGAACGCTGCCTGGACCAGGGACTGCGCGCGCGGATCTCCGGCCCGGATCGGGGCGGGCTCGCGGCACGGGTACGGCGCGAGCGGCTGGTGCCCTACCAGGCGGTGATCGGACCGCGGGAGGCCGCGGGCGAGGAGGTGGCCCTGCGCCTGCGCGACGGCCGCCGCCTGCCCGCCCGGCCGTGCGAGGAGATGCTCGCCCGCATCGCCCGGCTCGTCGGCACCCACACCACCAACCTGTGGGACATACCCGCCTGA
- a CDS encoding serine hydrolase domain-containing protein, whose protein sequence is MEHNGWVDEGFGAVAEAFAAGFADPGELGAAVTVYAGGRKVVELWGGVADARTGRPWEQDTIVPVFSCAKGIVSVCAHLLAQQGRLDLDAPVARYWPEFAAAGKEAITTRMVLGHRAGLPVLDRTLSFEEVPAWTPVVRAIEEQRPLWEPGTAYEYHAHVFGFLVGEVIRRITGLTPGAYFRQAFGDALGLRAWIGLPAEESAHLARLSEAEGRPPMPPAESLIMRMVTMNGAFAFPGLEEPHGWNDPALLGAEVPGAGAVASATGLAGVYAAAVTGIDGTAPLLTRDTLTGALRELSSGTTWSGMDAGQRWGSGFLLDCAFRPLPGARGFGNDGAGGQYAFGDDEFGLGFAYVTNRMIGYGDPRATRLVAAVRACVTG, encoded by the coding sequence GTGGAGCACAACGGCTGGGTGGACGAGGGCTTCGGAGCGGTCGCGGAGGCGTTCGCCGCCGGCTTCGCCGACCCCGGTGAGCTGGGCGCGGCCGTCACCGTCTACGCCGGCGGGCGCAAGGTCGTGGAGCTGTGGGGCGGCGTCGCCGACGCGCGCACCGGCCGCCCGTGGGAGCAGGACACGATCGTCCCGGTCTTCTCCTGCGCCAAGGGCATCGTGAGCGTCTGCGCCCACCTGCTCGCCCAGCAGGGACGGCTGGACCTGGACGCCCCCGTGGCCCGCTACTGGCCGGAGTTCGCCGCCGCGGGCAAGGAGGCGATCACCACGCGCATGGTGCTCGGCCACCGCGCCGGACTGCCCGTGCTGGACCGCACGCTGTCCTTCGAGGAGGTGCCGGCCTGGACGCCCGTGGTGCGCGCCATCGAGGAGCAGCGCCCGCTGTGGGAGCCGGGCACGGCCTACGAGTACCACGCGCACGTCTTCGGCTTCCTGGTCGGCGAGGTGATCCGCCGGATCACCGGGCTCACCCCCGGCGCCTATTTCCGCCAGGCGTTCGGCGACGCGCTCGGGCTGCGGGCGTGGATCGGCCTGCCGGCGGAGGAGTCGGCACACCTGGCCCGGCTGTCCGAGGCCGAGGGACGCCCCCCGATGCCGCCCGCCGAGTCGCTGATCATGCGCATGGTGACGATGAACGGCGCCTTCGCCTTCCCCGGCCTTGAGGAGCCGCACGGGTGGAACGACCCGGCGCTGCTCGGCGCCGAGGTTCCCGGGGCGGGCGCGGTGGCCTCGGCGACCGGCCTGGCCGGGGTGTACGCCGCGGCCGTCACCGGCATCGATGGCACGGCGCCGCTGCTCACCCGCGACACCCTCACCGGCGCGCTCCGCGAACTCTCCTCCGGGACGACCTGGTCGGGCATGGACGCCGGCCAGCGCTGGGGCTCGGGCTTCCTGCTCGACTGCGCCTTCCGCCCCCTGCCGGGCGCGCGCGGCTTCGGCAACGACGGCGCCGGCGGCCAGTACGCCTTCGGCGACGACGAGTTCGGCCTCGGCTTCGCCTACGTCACCAACCGCATGATCGGCTACGGCGACCCCCGCGCCACCCGCCTGGTCGCGGCGGTACGCGCCTGCGTCACCGGCTGA
- a CDS encoding response regulator — MNQSRRALVLLVVEDDPGDQLLIREALDQHALTAAIQVVVVADGEQALDYLHRNAAYADASRPDLVLLDLNLPKCDGRTVLGHMKSDPSLRSIPVVVLTTSGLEEDIATSYRLHANAYVTKPVDFTGLTAAVQHINAFFSRTARLPGLDVPAA, encoded by the coding sequence ATGAACCAGTCCCGGCGGGCGTTGGTACTGCTGGTCGTGGAGGACGACCCCGGCGATCAGCTGCTGATCCGCGAGGCCTTGGACCAGCACGCCCTGACCGCCGCCATCCAGGTCGTCGTGGTGGCGGACGGCGAGCAGGCCTTGGACTACCTGCATCGGAACGCGGCCTACGCCGACGCCTCGCGTCCCGACCTGGTCCTGCTCGATCTGAACCTGCCCAAATGCGACGGGCGCACGGTGCTCGGGCACATGAAATCCGACCCCTCCCTGCGCTCGATTCCCGTGGTCGTCCTCACCACCTCCGGCTTGGAGGAGGACATCGCCACCTCCTACCGGCTGCACGCCAACGCCTACGTCACCAAACCGGTCGACTTCACCGGCCTGACCGCCGCCGTCCAGCACATCAACGCGTTCTTCTCCCGCACCGCCCGTCTGCCCGGCCTGGACGTGCCGGCCGCCTGA
- a CDS encoding helix-turn-helix transcriptional regulator, with protein sequence MELSGDMIRNGTENGAEHKSWTFLTNHARVLVEIARSPDARLRDIAAGIGITERAAQAIVTDLEEAGYLTRTRVGRRNHYSVDPSRPFRHPAEADHRVAGLLAMFASHDQVRSTDSVPSHHRGKA encoded by the coding sequence GTGGAGCTTTCCGGGGACATGATCCGCAACGGGACGGAGAACGGAGCGGAGCACAAGAGCTGGACCTTCCTCACCAACCACGCCCGGGTGCTGGTGGAGATCGCCCGCTCCCCGGACGCGCGGCTGCGCGACATCGCCGCCGGGATCGGTATCACCGAGCGTGCCGCCCAGGCCATCGTGACCGACCTGGAAGAGGCCGGCTACCTGACGCGCACCCGGGTCGGACGGCGCAACCACTACAGCGTCGACCCCAGCCGTCCGTTCCGCCACCCGGCGGAGGCCGACCATCGCGTCGCCGGGCTTCTGGCGATGTTCGCCAGCCACGACCAGGTCCGCTCGACGGACTCCGTCCCGTCGCACCACCGCGGAAAGGCCTGA
- a CDS encoding response regulator: MTPGHPTRILLADDHALVRHGLRMILDAEPDLTVVAEAGDGAEAVELATRSGADPGVDLAILDIAMPRMTGIQAAREISRRAPGIRLLMLSMYDNEQYLFESLKAGACGYVLKSVADRDLLEACRAAMRGEPFLYPGAVTALIRDYLLRHRQGEPAPDTVLTPREEEIVKLIAEGHSSKQIADMLVISVKTVERHRANILAKLGLRDRLELTRHAIRAGLIEP; this comes from the coding sequence ATGACCCCCGGCCACCCGACCCGGATCCTGCTCGCCGACGACCACGCGCTGGTCCGGCACGGGCTGCGGATGATCCTGGACGCCGAGCCCGACCTGACCGTGGTGGCCGAGGCGGGCGACGGCGCCGAGGCCGTCGAGCTGGCCACCCGCTCCGGCGCCGACCCCGGCGTCGACCTGGCCATCCTGGACATCGCCATGCCCCGCATGACCGGCATCCAGGCCGCCCGCGAGATCTCCCGCCGGGCGCCCGGCATCCGCCTGCTCATGCTGTCGATGTACGACAACGAGCAGTACCTGTTCGAGTCGCTCAAGGCGGGCGCCTGCGGATACGTGCTCAAGTCGGTCGCCGACCGCGACCTGCTGGAGGCCTGCCGGGCCGCCATGCGCGGCGAGCCGTTCCTCTACCCGGGCGCGGTCACCGCGCTGATCCGCGACTACCTGCTGCGCCACCGGCAGGGCGAGCCGGCGCCCGACACCGTGCTGACCCCGCGCGAGGAGGAGATCGTCAAGCTCATCGCCGAGGGTCACTCCAGCAAGCAGATCGCCGACATGCTGGTGATCAGCGTCAAGACGGTGGAGCGGCACCGCGCCAACATCCTGGCCAAGCTCGGCCTGCGCGACCGTCTGGAGCTCACCCGCCACGCCATCCGCGCCGGCCTGATCGAGCCATGA